TACTGAGCATTTTCTAATTTTGGCACTGCATGTTAAATATAtgtttccttttgtaacttattgAATGTAATTTGTCAAGAGATGAGTGTATTCTTCACGTACTGATTTACGTATTCTGTTACCAGAAAGTACAACAAAAAGCTCAACTTCATTGCATACTTCTTGTTGCTGTCTTCAAGGCTTCTTGATGTTGAAGCATCAAGAACAACGACGTTTCTGGTGGTGAGATGTGGATTTATCTTATTACCTCTCTATTTATCCTCCTACCTGACTAATAGACAGTCCTAACCTGTGTAACCTCTCTCTTCATACCACTGTCTAATGAGATTTGTACCTTCTCCAAATCTTAATGATTATGAAACCGCTTTGAAAATCATTTCTAAGTTTTTAAGATTTCAAATCCCGATTGATGCCatgacaagtaaatgaaaaaagtcGACATTTGATAATCAcacctttttttatcattctataaTTGGAGGGAGGACGAGAACATAAGAAATCtacgaataaaagaaatattacttgACATTCTAGTATTCAGCAAAAAAAGTTTCCAAGTTGATTATAAAGCGATGTTTGTGATTTTCCAGACTTTTCTTTTTAAGGTGGAACCATTTAGGATGCAGGATGACAAACTTCCCTGCTCATCCGGATTTCTCGTGCAAAGTTATTTACCATGTCAGTGATGAAATGGTTTCCCACTGCATTAGAAGTCCGTCATCTAATTCACTGTGTTATAGAGACGAACCTCAAAATAACCAACTAAATATTAGTAGCATATTTGATAATGAAGCTGTGTAAATTTCATATAGTACTCATGCATATCAAACAGGAACATATGATTATGTGAAATTGAAAAAGGtattacaactattttttttaacgtaatattttattttggaattcttGTGATCTTCCAcaacctttttttaaaataagggaAACCGACGAGTTTTTGGCCAAGTGCAGATGCCTAATCACTCATAAAAAGTAGTGTGTCGTCTCTACGAAAAAAATGCGTTATTTGCTGCTGTTTCCATTCAAACAATGGCGTCGAAAAGTGTAAGATAGAGATTCATAGTTCCGTGTCGGCAAATCAGTAAAAAGAGATTTTGACCTGGAAGGCGGCGACCTTGCCAAAAGTAACCTACCACATCTAATTCCTCGAGATAAATTGTACAGAAGGTTCAACTTACTTGGTGCATCTGTTTAAGAGGAGGAGATGGacatgtaaacacacatacacacactttcgCTTTCTCcggtatactgtatatcaaaaagCGCTTATCAACAGTGTTTTCACTGGTATTTACATTACCAATGGCACTGCATTAATAAGTATTATCCTCACAGGTTTTCAGAGGCTTCccatctgaaatgaaaaattgtCTTCTAAGAAAGTTCTCACTTCAGTCTGTTCACCAAATGTTTATCAAATGTGCCGGTATATGTCTACATAACGCAAATTGCCGTCTGTTTTGCGTCAAAGGTAGGTTAGGCTTGAAGAATTTCTCATAGCTATTTTCACATGGTGACATGCCATTCTTCGGAAGCTGTGTTTTCAGTACCAACATGCACATGAGTCGATGCAGTTGCACCGACATCCATAACTCCGTGCAATGTCTTAAAGGCTATATCACGATTTAGTGTCTAGTTATTAAACTTTTAATCCATTTActaatcaaaagaaagaaaaaggaattaccAGGGTTTCTTTTTTGTTCCACAGATGGCGGTTCAAGCCAGACTGTTACGAATTTGAGAGCCTTTTATGCGCTGGACTGTAGGTCAACGTCGAGCAAATCATATCAGGCAATTGCTTTGCCTCTGGGATCAGATGAGGAAGGAGACATCGAGGTTCACTCGAGGAAGATCTTGGTAGAGGGAACATCCCCAGTTTGAGTCGTTATGTGGTCTCCAGGCAGGAATCCAAGTTAATATCCAGTTTTCATATTCAGAGAGcgaatggtcgaaagtgccccagtgcttggctgaaAGCCTGTATTTCATGAAATTGTAAAATCAAAAACAATTCAGAGGTTTTGTCTATTGCTCAGATGCTCTTCCATTTCAcccttttcttctaatttttgaTTGAACAGTTGATCTGCATAATCTGGAACAACAGCATTCAACTCCatgtaaggacaactgttatgaACAAGGTCTGTTGTTGGCACAAGGCCTGCTTAATCTAAAACCACAATTAGCCACTGCAGCGGCGTATCACTTAAGTAGGGGCTTATGAATATTTTCCCGTAATATTTGGTTTTACATAACAATATGCATTGCTTCAGGGTATACATCACACATATTCTGTATGGGGCATActgtttaattgtttaattttagaaataatgtTTAGGAGGTGAGGACTTTTTTCTAAAAGCTATGACAATGCCCGCACACGTGGCCGCTACAGGACTCCCCCCCCACCAGTAGAGGCCTACGGTTGTAGGACGGTGTCTTGTATGTACGTGGGTTTCAGATGATCAGTGGAAACCCACGTCGTTCTTCCATCTACTGTCATCTGGTATGACTTGGGTTGTCTCTGGAGGATGTGGTGGTcctgagtaggctggggagagaggtgggggtgtCTGTGTGCATCCACCAGTATGAACACATATTTTACATTCTGCAGCTTGTTGGGGGATGTACATCTTTCTGTTCACGTAGTAGGTCGTCTTTGCTGGCATCATTCTCTCTATAATTTTTTGGGTGTCAGATGGCGATGtcagatttgttttttcttggaaGACATCTGCTGGCAACAACACTTGGCCGTacaggacttctgctggagatgcattgAACGCTGCCTGCGGCATCATTCTCAGGCCCAGTAGGACCCAAGGTAGTTCCTTCCTCCAGCTCCTGCCCAGGCATTTGGTGGTGAGTGATATTTTTGGCGATCGGTGCAGCCTCTTGATGATGCCATTTGCTTCGGGGTTGTAGGCCATTGTATGCATTATTTTCGTCCCCAGACTGCTGGCGAGGGCATTCCACAGGGTGGATGTCAGGTTAGCTCCTCTGTCACTGGCGATGATCTGGGGGGACTCCATGCCTACTGACCCCATCTCCGAGGGCTTTTATGCAGCTCTCCACCATCTGCATTCGTATTGGTACTGCTTCTGGCAGCCTGGTGTTCCTGTCTATGATGGTAAACTGGTACCTGTACCCCTCTGAGCAGGGTAGGGGTCCCACTATGTCAATGTGTATGTGGGCAAGTTGTTGATTCATTGTTTTGAACTCTTCTATCCCACTTTCAATGTGTCTTGTGACTTTTGACATCTGGCATGGGTTGCATTCTCTTGTCCACGTTTTTACATCTTTCCTCATTCCCCCAGATGCATCATTCTGCTACGGTTTGGGCAGCTGATTGGCTgatgggtgggataggttgtgTGTGAGAGTGAAGGCTCTCCTTCTTAGGCCTTCTGGCAAGCGTGGGTGAGGTCATCCAGTACTCATTTAGCAGGTGATGGCCGTCATTCCGCTGTTGATTGACAGGTCGCTCCATATGAAGGCGGGGCTGATCCACAGCAAGCCCACATCATCCTTCTGCGCTTCTGCTATCTCGAGATAGGCTATCCCAAGCTGGATGGTGTTAACACAGTTTCTTGATAGTGTGTCCACCATGGTGTTCACTGAATCcttcaggtacttgatggtgcaggagtgctAAGCTATCGCTGACAGGTGCCATTGTTGTTGCGCTGACCATGTGTCTGCTGACTTCATGAAGGTGTGCACCAGTGGTTGATGGTCCGTCTGCACCATGAACTGTTGTCCCTCGAGCATGTGGCAGAAGTGGTGGACTCCTTTATAGACCGTGAGGAGCTCCCTATCAAACGCTGAATACTTTTGTTTCGCTGCTGTTAGCtttctgctgaagaaggccagCGGGCGACGACCATCATCAGTCTCCTGCTTGAGTATGGCACCCATCACTGTATTGCTTGCGTCGGTTGTCAGAGTGAAGGACCTATGGGGTAGAGGgaagattagtgttgttgcagaggttattgcttctTTTGCTTTATCCTGATTTTTTGCCCAagttagtttctttttatttcctttaagacATTCATATATGGGGTCATTATTTTGGCAATGTCAGGTATAAAGTGATGGTAATAATCTATTAAGCCTGAAAATTCTTATACTTATTTCACTGTTGTGGGTTTGGGGAAGTCTGTAatattgctttc
This genomic stretch from Macrobrachium rosenbergii isolate ZJJX-2024 chromosome 23, ASM4041242v1, whole genome shotgun sequence harbors:
- the LOC136851095 gene encoding uncharacterized protein; protein product: MGSVGMESPQIIASDRGANLTSTLWNALASSLGTKIMHTMAYNPEANGIIKRLHRSPKISLTTKCLGRSWRKELPWVLLGLRMMPQAAFNASPAEVLYGQVLLPADVFQEKTNLTSPSDTQKIIERMMPAKTTYYVNRKMYIPQQAAECKICVHTGGCTQTPPPLSPAYSGPPHPPETTQVIPDDSRWKNDVGFH